Part of the Fibrobacterota bacterium genome is shown below.
TAAATCGTCCAACTGCTGCTTGTCCTTGAAGGTGTCCATGCAGCCCCAGAACCCGTTGTGATGGTACGCGGTCAGCTCGCCCTTGGCGATCAGCCGCTGGAATGGCTCGTGCACCAGCTCTTCGCCGGGCTTGATGTGGTCGAATATCTCG
Proteins encoded:
- a CDS encoding glucose-1-phosphate cytidylyltransferase encodes the protein EIFDHIKPGEELVHEPFQRLIAKGELTAYHHNGFWGCMDTFKDKQQLDDLYAKGDAPWEVWKKSAL